The proteins below come from a single Caulobacter segnis ATCC 21756 genomic window:
- a CDS encoding family 78 glycoside hydrolase catalytic domain yields MQIDRRRVMLLGGAGSLVVAQGEAAPLGAAAISDCRVCGLETPLALGAATPRFSWRLSGPRPQAAYRITVARSAADLSAPRDLVWDSGKVASGQSFDIAFGGPAAAPRQVFWWRVEAWDDKGARAVGRPARWETGLLSASDWNAAWLAAEDATAKADRLAGVHWISGPESITDKTSKRCYRTSFEVPAQSDGTLFLAASGLAGVFLNGQELAAGEEEPTRFTTMSPYPLALRQGRNVIAIAQTPSRDLGGPQPMLCALIRLGGSERRLSTAEGWKTTVNAPEGWTLPDFDDGAWPAATTARNRPRGQPLPPGAATHLRRAFRLDKPVAQARLYATALGAYEAWINGAPADERKMAPEPTNLLERVLYQAYDVTAALRAGDNVLGLWVGDGWYASEFSANARFCFGPAPCRAMAQLEILFIDGSRQVIATDDQWRIAPSAILTSEIYDGEVYDARQEIKDWALPGTPQGGWRPAETVEAPNLPIDPQVSPPIRVTQRLKPKAVTSPKPGVHVFDFGQNFAGWAELAISGKAGTRIELLFGEYLKPDGQVDQANLRTAFARDTYVLKGQGREVWSPRFTYHGFRYVEVRGLANAPAADLLTGLVGHNDIRVSGVLRVGAPVVEQFWRNSVWSQRSNFFGLPTDCPQRDERLGWLGDAAVFWPAAAYNMDVEAFTRRFMGDVRRAQRPDGQFPDCIPPFMVPSSRSAPGWSDAGVILPYTAWRQYGDTGVIAENWEAMERYLAFILAKNPDYLWKSSKGNDYGDWLAVDAKYLGEATTPKDLIGTAFWAADAAMMRDMAKAIGKAEAAERYRALFEAIRAAFAGAYVQADGKIGNGSQTSYILAIRFGLLSPEQASEAGRRLAADIAARGGKLSTGFLGTPHILDALADTGHEATAVGLLLQRDYPSWGYMVTKGATTMWERWNSDTGDLSMNSYNHYAFGAIGDFLFRRIAGLAAVEPGFAKVVIAPIFDRRLGSAGADYDSVSGRLSSNWRYEGDTVRLDLSIPPGVQAEVVIPTAARAVRVDGRPVPSARFRVERGQHRVVFTA; encoded by the coding sequence ATGCAGATCGATCGTCGTCGCGTCATGCTGCTTGGCGGCGCGGGCAGCCTGGTGGTCGCCCAGGGTGAGGCCGCCCCGCTCGGCGCGGCCGCCATCAGCGACTGCCGGGTGTGCGGTCTGGAGACGCCTCTGGCGCTCGGCGCGGCGACGCCCCGATTCTCCTGGCGACTGTCCGGGCCCCGCCCCCAAGCCGCCTATCGGATCACCGTCGCCCGCAGCGCGGCCGACCTGAGCGCCCCGCGCGATCTGGTCTGGGACAGCGGCAAGGTCGCCAGCGGCCAGAGTTTCGACATCGCTTTTGGCGGCCCAGCCGCGGCCCCGCGCCAAGTCTTCTGGTGGCGCGTCGAGGCCTGGGACGACAAGGGCGCGCGCGCCGTCGGACGTCCGGCGCGCTGGGAAACGGGTCTGCTCTCGGCCAGCGACTGGAACGCCGCCTGGCTGGCGGCCGAGGATGCGACCGCCAAGGCCGATCGCCTGGCGGGCGTTCACTGGATCAGCGGCCCGGAAAGCATCACCGACAAGACCAGCAAGCGCTGCTATCGCACCAGCTTCGAGGTTCCGGCCCAGTCCGACGGGACCTTGTTTCTGGCCGCTTCGGGCCTTGCTGGCGTCTTTCTCAACGGCCAGGAATTGGCGGCCGGCGAGGAAGAACCCACCCGCTTCACGACCATGAGTCCCTACCCCCTGGCCCTGCGGCAGGGGCGCAACGTCATCGCAATCGCCCAGACTCCCAGCCGCGACCTGGGCGGCCCCCAGCCGATGCTCTGCGCGCTGATCCGCCTGGGCGGCTCAGAGCGCCGGCTCAGCACCGCCGAGGGGTGGAAGACCACGGTCAACGCCCCGGAAGGTTGGACGCTGCCGGATTTCGACGACGGCGCCTGGCCCGCCGCCACGACGGCCCGCAACCGTCCTCGCGGCCAGCCCCTCCCCCCAGGCGCGGCGACGCATCTTCGCCGGGCCTTCCGGCTCGACAAGCCCGTGGCCCAGGCCCGCCTCTACGCCACGGCGCTGGGCGCTTACGAGGCCTGGATCAACGGCGCGCCGGCGGACGAGCGCAAGATGGCGCCCGAACCCACCAACCTGCTCGAACGCGTGCTTTACCAGGCCTACGACGTCACCGCCGCTCTGCGGGCCGGCGACAACGTCCTTGGCCTCTGGGTGGGGGACGGCTGGTACGCTAGCGAATTCTCGGCCAACGCCCGCTTCTGCTTTGGCCCCGCGCCCTGCCGGGCGATGGCTCAGCTCGAAATTCTGTTCATAGACGGAAGCCGCCAGGTGATCGCCACGGACGATCAGTGGCGCATCGCCCCGTCGGCGATCCTGACATCTGAGATCTACGACGGCGAGGTCTACGACGCGCGCCAGGAGATCAAGGATTGGGCCTTGCCCGGAACGCCGCAGGGCGGCTGGCGCCCAGCCGAAACCGTCGAGGCCCCTAACCTGCCGATCGACCCGCAGGTGAGCCCGCCCATCCGAGTCACCCAGCGCCTCAAGCCCAAGGCCGTCACCTCGCCAAAGCCCGGCGTCCATGTCTTCGACTTTGGACAGAACTTCGCCGGCTGGGCGGAACTGGCGATCAGCGGCAAGGCCGGGACACGGATCGAGCTTTTGTTCGGCGAATATCTCAAGCCGGACGGCCAGGTCGACCAGGCCAATCTGCGCACCGCGTTCGCGCGTGACACCTACGTGCTGAAGGGCCAGGGCCGCGAGGTCTGGTCGCCGCGCTTCACCTATCACGGCTTCCGCTATGTCGAGGTCCGCGGCCTGGCGAACGCGCCCGCCGCCGACCTGCTGACCGGCCTTGTCGGACACAACGACATCCGGGTCAGCGGCGTGCTGCGCGTGGGCGCCCCCGTCGTCGAGCAGTTCTGGCGAAATTCGGTCTGGAGCCAGAGATCGAACTTCTTTGGCCTGCCGACCGACTGCCCGCAACGCGACGAACGCTTGGGATGGCTGGGCGATGCGGCCGTGTTCTGGCCGGCCGCCGCCTACAACATGGATGTCGAAGCCTTCACCCGCCGGTTCATGGGGGATGTGCGACGCGCCCAGCGGCCGGACGGCCAGTTTCCAGACTGCATTCCGCCCTTCATGGTGCCCTCCTCGCGTTCGGCCCCCGGCTGGTCAGACGCGGGCGTCATCCTGCCCTACACCGCCTGGCGCCAGTACGGCGACACCGGCGTCATCGCCGAAAACTGGGAGGCGATGGAACGCTACCTGGCGTTCATTCTCGCCAAGAACCCCGACTACCTCTGGAAGTCCAGCAAGGGCAACGACTATGGCGACTGGCTGGCGGTCGACGCCAAGTATTTGGGCGAGGCGACCACCCCCAAGGATCTGATCGGCACCGCCTTCTGGGCGGCGGACGCGGCGATGATGCGCGATATGGCCAAGGCGATTGGAAAGGCCGAGGCCGCCGAGCGCTACCGCGCCCTGTTCGAGGCTATCCGCGCGGCCTTCGCGGGCGCCTATGTGCAGGCCGACGGCAAGATCGGCAACGGCAGCCAGACCAGCTACATCCTGGCGATCCGGTTTGGCCTGCTGTCGCCCGAACAGGCCAGCGAAGCTGGCCGGCGCTTGGCCGCCGACATCGCCGCGCGCGGCGGCAAGCTCTCGACCGGCTTCCTGGGAACCCCGCACATCCTCGACGCCCTGGCCGACACCGGCCACGAAGCCACCGCCGTGGGGCTGCTGCTGCAGCGCGACTATCCTTCCTGGGGCTACATGGTCACCAAGGGCGCCACGACCATGTGGGAACGCTGGAACAGCGACACCGGCGACCTGTCGATGAACAGCTACAATCACTATGCCTTCGGGGCGATTGGCGATTTCCTGTTCCGGCGGATCGCTGGCCTGGCCGCGGTCGAGCCAGGCTTTGCCAAGGTGGTGATCGCGCCGATCTTCGATCGCCGCCTGGGGTCGGCCGGCGCGGACTACGACTCCGTGTCCGGTCGCCTGAGCTCCAACTGGCGCTATGAAGGCGACACGGTTCGCCTGGATTTGTCGATCCCGCCCGGCGTCCAGGCTGAGGTGGTGATCCCCACCGCGGCAAGGGCGGTGCGTGTCGACGGCAGGCCCGTGCCTAGCGCCCGATTCCGGGTCGAGCGCGGCCAACACCGGGTTGTCTTCACGGCCTAA
- the rhaT gene encoding L-rhamnose/proton symporter RhaT codes for MTPNPLLGVIFHWLGGLASASFYVPYRGVKRWSWEIFWLTGGLFSWLLAPWLFAAVQTQDLMGVMAQVPSKIVGLCVLFGVLWGFGGLTYGLTMRYLGLSLGMAVVLGLCTVFGTLIPPIVQGDFADKLLASASGRIILLGLVVTLAGIVVVAMAGARKDAALSEDAKKAVIAEFDFKKGVAVAVFSGVMSACFAFGLAAGEPIKALSAAAGTGPLWTGLPVLCLVMFGGLLTNGAWCAYLIVRNRSAGEWFGRTSAPDLAPAAQSSGASAAAPQEPARLADVAVKPGKPPLLANYLLCALAGTAWYFQFFFYTMGESQMGRFGFSSWTLHMASIIIFGTLWGFALKEWKDARPGVRALVWTGVALLIIATIIIGYGNMIAR; via the coding sequence ATGACCCCCAACCCTTTGCTGGGCGTCATCTTCCACTGGCTCGGCGGCCTGGCCTCCGCCAGCTTCTATGTGCCGTATCGCGGCGTGAAGCGTTGGTCGTGGGAGATCTTCTGGCTGACCGGCGGCCTGTTTTCCTGGCTTCTGGCGCCGTGGCTGTTCGCGGCCGTGCAAACCCAGGACCTGATGGGCGTGATGGCCCAGGTTCCGTCCAAGATCGTCGGGCTTTGCGTGCTCTTTGGCGTCCTCTGGGGCTTTGGCGGCCTGACCTATGGCCTGACCATGCGCTATCTGGGCCTGTCTCTCGGCATGGCCGTGGTGCTGGGCCTGTGCACCGTCTTCGGCACCCTGATCCCGCCGATCGTCCAGGGCGACTTCGCCGACAAGCTGCTGGCCAGCGCGTCGGGTCGGATCATCCTGCTGGGCCTGGTCGTCACCCTGGCGGGCATCGTGGTCGTCGCCATGGCGGGGGCGCGCAAGGACGCGGCGCTGTCGGAAGACGCCAAGAAGGCGGTGATCGCCGAGTTCGATTTCAAAAAAGGCGTCGCCGTGGCGGTCTTTTCGGGCGTCATGTCGGCCTGCTTCGCCTTCGGCCTGGCGGCGGGCGAGCCGATCAAGGCGCTGTCGGCCGCGGCCGGCACGGGCCCGCTGTGGACCGGCTTGCCGGTCCTTTGCCTGGTGATGTTCGGCGGGCTGCTGACCAACGGCGCCTGGTGCGCCTACCTGATCGTCAGGAACCGCAGCGCCGGCGAATGGTTCGGTCGCACGAGCGCTCCGGATCTGGCGCCCGCCGCGCAGTCGAGCGGCGCTAGCGCGGCCGCGCCGCAGGAGCCGGCGCGTCTCGCCGATGTGGCGGTCAAGCCCGGCAAGCCACCCCTGCTGGCCAACTATCTGCTGTGCGCCCTGGCCGGGACGGCGTGGTACTTCCAGTTCTTCTTCTACACCATGGGCGAGAGCCAGATGGGGCGGTTCGGCTTCTCCAGCTGGACCCTGCACATGGCCTCGATCATCATCTTCGGCACGCTGTGGGGTTTTGCCTTGAAGGAATGGAAGGACGCCCGGCCCGGCGTGCGGGCCCTGGTCTGGACGGGGGTCGCCCTGCTGATCATCGCCACGATCATCATCGGCTACGGCAACATGATCGCGCGCTGA
- a CDS encoding SDR family NAD(P)-dependent oxidoreductase translates to MLLENKVVLITGASQGIGKAAAIGAARHGADVAINYHADDAGAADAVREIEALGRRAIAVKGDVAEASTAQSFVQAAVDAFGKVDVFVNNAGICPFHAFLDMPPEVMERTMKVNLFGAYYMVQAAANQMVKQGNGGAIIAVSSISALVGGGMQTHYTPTKAGVHSLMQSTAIALGKYGIRCNSVLPGTIETAINKEDLADVAKREYMAGRIPLGRLGEPDDLAGPIVFLASDLAKYVTGAALLVDGGAFVNLQ, encoded by the coding sequence ATGTTGCTTGAAAACAAAGTCGTCCTGATCACCGGCGCTTCGCAAGGGATCGGCAAGGCCGCGGCCATCGGCGCCGCGCGCCATGGCGCGGACGTGGCGATCAACTACCATGCCGATGACGCAGGCGCCGCTGACGCGGTTCGCGAGATCGAGGCGCTGGGTCGCCGCGCCATCGCCGTGAAGGGCGACGTGGCCGAGGCCTCGACCGCCCAGTCCTTCGTCCAGGCCGCCGTCGACGCGTTCGGCAAGGTCGACGTGTTTGTCAACAACGCCGGCATCTGCCCCTTCCACGCCTTCCTCGACATGCCGCCCGAGGTCATGGAGCGGACGATGAAGGTCAATCTGTTTGGCGCCTACTACATGGTCCAGGCGGCGGCCAACCAGATGGTCAAGCAAGGGAACGGCGGCGCGATCATCGCCGTCAGCTCGATCAGCGCCCTGGTCGGCGGCGGCATGCAGACCCACTACACGCCCACCAAGGCCGGCGTGCACAGCCTGATGCAGTCGACGGCCATCGCGCTGGGAAAGTACGGCATTCGCTGCAACTCGGTGCTGCCGGGCACCATCGAGACGGCGATCAACAAGGAAGACCTCGCCGACGTCGCCAAGCGCGAATACATGGCCGGCCGCATCCCGCTGGGCCGTCTGGGCGAGCCCGACGACCTGGCCGGCCCGATCGTGTTCCTGGCCTCGGATCTCGCCAAGTACGTCACCGGCGCGGCCCTGCTGGTCGACGGCGGCGCCTTCGTGAACCTGCAGTAG
- a CDS encoding amidohydrolase family protein, producing the protein MAYSGPIVDAHMHLWDLSRHHYAWLQVPPPHNPAGDVSGIAGKDYGLDQYLNDVAGWRVVKAVHIECGLPPRDQLSETDWLQAIADARGYPQAIVAGACLDDPSVEGVLEAHATRPNVRGIRQIVNWHVDPLKTYTPRDLLKSPRWREGFGLLAKYGLSFDLQLYPLQMFDAARLAADHPDIPLIVNHAGMPTDRDTDGFLAWSAGLQALAGQPNVSIKVSNFGGVDRSWSAGSVEPFIHQILDDFGVERVMFASNFPVDRVHGPFGAHFAAFDYATRALSETERDAVFAANASRIYRI; encoded by the coding sequence ATGGCCTATAGCGGTCCGATCGTCGACGCTCACATGCACCTGTGGGACCTGAGCAGGCATCACTACGCTTGGCTTCAGGTCCCGCCGCCGCACAATCCGGCTGGCGATGTCAGCGGCATCGCCGGCAAGGACTACGGCCTTGACCAGTATCTGAACGACGTGGCCGGCTGGCGGGTGGTCAAAGCCGTCCATATCGAGTGCGGCCTACCGCCCAGGGACCAGCTTTCCGAGACCGACTGGCTGCAGGCGATCGCCGACGCTCGCGGCTATCCTCAAGCCATCGTGGCGGGCGCTTGCCTGGACGATCCGAGCGTCGAAGGCGTGCTGGAGGCCCACGCGACGCGGCCCAACGTCCGCGGGATCCGACAGATCGTCAATTGGCACGTCGATCCGCTCAAGACCTACACGCCGCGCGACCTGCTGAAGAGTCCGCGCTGGCGTGAGGGGTTTGGCCTGCTCGCCAAGTACGGCCTGTCGTTCGACCTGCAGCTCTATCCGCTGCAGATGTTCGACGCCGCGCGCCTGGCGGCCGACCACCCCGACATCCCGTTGATCGTCAATCACGCCGGCATGCCGACCGATCGCGACACGGACGGCTTTCTGGCCTGGAGCGCGGGGCTGCAGGCATTGGCGGGCCAACCCAACGTCTCGATCAAGGTCTCCAATTTCGGCGGGGTCGATCGCAGCTGGTCGGCAGGCAGCGTCGAGCCGTTCATCCACCAGATTCTCGACGACTTCGGGGTCGAGCGGGTGATGTTCGCCAGCAATTTCCCCGTCGATCGCGTGCATGGGCCGTTCGGCGCCCATTTCGCCGCCTTCGACTACGCCACCCGCGCGCTCAGCGAGACAGAGCGCGACGCGGTATTCGCCGCCAACGCCTCGCGGATCTACCGCATCTGA
- the rhmD gene encoding L-rhamnonate dehydratase has translation MAFPRIRAVRAYVVRGGGADYHDQGDGHWIDDHIATPMSRYPEYRQSRQSFGINVLGTLVVEIEAADGTIGFAVTTGGEPAAYIVEKHLARFLEGRDPTEVEKIWDQMYFSTQYYGRKGLVVNAISGVDLALYDLLGKLRQEPVYALLGGKVRDELTFYATGARPDLAKQMGFIGGKMPLHHGPAEGEEGLRKNLDELATMRERCGDDFWLMFDCWMSLDLNYATKLAHKAHEYGLKWIEEALSPDDYWGYRDLKKNAPTGMLVTTGEHEATRWGFRMLLEMECCDIIQPDVGWCGGVTELIKIANLADSKGVLMIPHGSSVYSYHFVITRHNSPFAEFLMMAPKADEVAPMFHPQLIGEPVPVNGKLKLSDSPGFGVELNREVGLHRPYAR, from the coding sequence ATGGCTTTTCCCCGAATTCGAGCGGTGCGCGCCTATGTCGTCCGCGGCGGCGGCGCCGACTATCACGACCAGGGCGACGGACACTGGATTGACGACCACATCGCCACGCCAATGTCGCGCTATCCGGAATATCGCCAGAGCCGCCAGTCGTTCGGCATCAACGTGCTGGGCACGTTGGTCGTCGAGATCGAGGCCGCCGACGGCACGATCGGCTTTGCGGTGACCACCGGCGGCGAGCCGGCCGCCTACATCGTCGAGAAGCATCTCGCGCGCTTCCTGGAAGGCCGCGACCCTACCGAGGTCGAGAAGATCTGGGACCAGATGTACTTCTCCACCCAGTACTATGGCCGCAAGGGCCTGGTGGTGAACGCCATCTCGGGCGTCGACCTGGCCCTCTACGACCTCCTGGGCAAGCTGCGTCAGGAGCCAGTCTACGCCCTGCTGGGCGGCAAGGTCCGCGACGAGCTGACCTTCTACGCCACGGGCGCGCGTCCGGACCTGGCCAAGCAGATGGGCTTCATCGGCGGCAAGATGCCCCTGCACCACGGCCCGGCCGAAGGCGAGGAAGGTCTGCGCAAGAACCTCGATGAGCTCGCCACCATGCGCGAGCGCTGCGGAGACGACTTCTGGCTGATGTTCGACTGCTGGATGTCGCTGGACCTCAACTACGCGACCAAGCTGGCCCACAAGGCCCACGAGTACGGCCTGAAGTGGATCGAGGAGGCGCTGAGCCCCGACGACTACTGGGGCTATCGCGACCTGAAGAAGAATGCGCCGACCGGCATGCTGGTCACCACGGGCGAGCACGAGGCTACCCGCTGGGGCTTCCGCATGCTGCTGGAGATGGAATGTTGCGACATCATCCAGCCGGACGTGGGCTGGTGCGGCGGCGTCACCGAGCTGATCAAGATCGCCAACCTGGCCGACAGCAAGGGCGTGCTGATGATCCCGCACGGTTCCAGCGTCTACAGCTATCACTTCGTCATCACGCGCCATAACAGCCCGTTCGCCGAATTCCTGATGATGGCCCCCAAGGCCGACGAGGTGGCGCCGATGTTCCACCCGCAGCTGATCGGCGAACCGGTGCCGGTGAACGGCAAACTCAAGCTCTCCGACTCGCCGGGCTTCGGCGTCGAACTCAATCGCGAAGTCGGTCTGCACCGACCTTACGCCCGCTAG
- a CDS encoding IclR family transcriptional regulator, which translates to MKFDPSIDEAPEEGEGKARGAAAGSQTLVRGLEIMEAVRAGKSTLPELADALGIAKPTLYRLAATLVDHRYLSFTPRVGYALGPKLLELGFEAGRQMSLPRIAHPHLAALAEGTGDTVHLGVLDGARALYLDKLPGRRRVDISSRVGERQPLRSTGLGKALILDEDEGRWRELYQFEEQSGGRYGVDLSTWLRRMNEYAAQGNAFDLEENEDRIRCVAAPLRDVSGKIVGAISVSSAAQYMDDARLHTVADDVRATAQAISRDLGWTERSPLPHPRPHPKAASGG; encoded by the coding sequence ATGAAATTTGACCCGTCAATCGACGAAGCACCCGAAGAGGGCGAGGGCAAGGCTCGCGGCGCGGCCGCTGGCTCCCAGACCCTGGTTCGCGGCCTGGAGATCATGGAGGCGGTGCGCGCGGGCAAAAGCACGCTGCCCGAGCTTGCCGATGCGCTTGGCATCGCCAAGCCGACCCTCTATCGGCTGGCCGCGACCCTGGTCGATCATCGCTACCTCAGCTTTACGCCGCGCGTTGGCTACGCCCTGGGCCCCAAGCTCCTGGAACTGGGCTTCGAGGCCGGCCGCCAGATGAGCTTGCCGCGCATCGCCCACCCCCACCTGGCGGCGCTGGCCGAAGGCACCGGCGACACGGTGCATCTGGGCGTGCTCGACGGAGCGCGCGCGCTCTATCTCGACAAGCTGCCCGGCCGTCGCCGGGTCGATATCAGCTCCAGGGTTGGCGAACGTCAGCCGCTGCGGTCCACCGGTCTGGGCAAGGCGCTGATCCTGGACGAGGACGAAGGCCGCTGGCGCGAACTCTACCAGTTCGAGGAGCAGAGCGGGGGACGCTACGGCGTGGACCTATCGACCTGGCTGCGGCGGATGAACGAATACGCCGCACAAGGCAACGCGTTCGACCTGGAGGAAAACGAAGATCGCATCCGATGCGTGGCCGCGCCCTTGCGCGACGTCTCGGGCAAGATCGTCGGGGCTATCAGCGTCTCCAGCGCGGCCCAATACATGGACGACGCGCGCCTTCACACCGTCGCCGATGACGTGCGCGCCACCGCCCAGGCCATCAGCCGGGATCTGGGGTGGACCGAGCGTTCGCCCCTGCCCCACCCCCGTCCACACCCCAAGGCCGCGTCCGGCGGCTAA
- a CDS encoding fumarylacetoacetate hydrolase family protein, whose translation MKLLRYGPRGAEKPGLLDAEGKIRDLSGHVADIDGKTITPEGLKALAAIDPATLPVVEGSPRYGVPVASVGKFLAIGLNFADHAKEAGLEPPPEPIFFTKAISCLNGPNDEVMLPKDAVKGDWEVELGVVIGKRARYVEQAEALDYVAGYVLVNDVSERAFQKELGSQWDKGKGCDTFGPVGPWLVTADEVGDCQDLDMWLDLNGKRMQTGNTKTMIFGVAELIAYMSRFVTLEPGDILTTGTPPGVGEGQQPEKIFLKAGDVMELGIEKLGAQRQNVIAWTKEGVA comes from the coding sequence ATGAAACTGCTCCGCTACGGCCCGCGCGGCGCCGAGAAGCCCGGCCTCCTCGACGCCGAGGGCAAGATCCGCGACCTGTCGGGCCACGTGGCCGACATCGACGGCAAGACCATCACGCCGGAAGGCCTGAAGGCGCTGGCCGCCATCGATCCCGCCACCCTGCCCGTCGTCGAAGGCTCGCCGCGCTACGGCGTGCCGGTCGCCAGCGTCGGCAAGTTCCTGGCCATCGGCCTGAACTTCGCCGACCACGCCAAGGAAGCCGGCCTGGAGCCGCCGCCCGAACCGATCTTCTTCACCAAGGCGATCAGCTGCCTGAACGGCCCGAACGACGAGGTCATGCTGCCCAAGGACGCCGTGAAGGGCGACTGGGAGGTCGAGCTGGGCGTGGTGATCGGCAAGCGCGCGCGCTATGTCGAGCAGGCCGAGGCTCTCGACTACGTCGCCGGCTACGTGCTGGTGAACGACGTGTCCGAGCGCGCCTTCCAGAAGGAGCTGGGCAGCCAATGGGACAAGGGTAAGGGCTGCGACACCTTTGGCCCGGTGGGCCCGTGGCTGGTCACCGCCGACGAGGTGGGCGACTGCCAGGACCTGGACATGTGGCTGGACCTGAACGGCAAGCGCATGCAGACCGGCAACACCAAGACGATGATCTTCGGCGTCGCCGAGTTGATCGCTTACATGAGCCGCTTCGTCACGCTCGAACCGGGCGACATCCTGACCACCGGCACCCCGCCTGGCGTCGGCGAAGGCCAGCAGCCCGAGAAGATCTTCCTGAAGGCCGGCGACGTCATGGAGCTGGGCATCGAGAAGCTGGGCGCTCAGCGCCAGAACGTCATCGCCTGGACCAAGGAAGGCGTCGCGTGA
- the lldD gene encoding FMN-dependent L-lactate dehydrogenase LldD translates to MIVSSTTDFREAARRKLPRFLFDYIDGGAYAERTLQRNVSDLADIALRQRVLKDVSKVSTATSLFGVDQSMPVVLAPVGLTGMYARRGECQAVRAASAKGVPLCLSTVSVCDVDEVAAASSRPLWFQLYVLRDRAFMRDLLVRAREAGATALVFTVDMPVPGARYRDAHSGMSGPNAAARRIVQAMFKPQWAWDVGVMGHPHTLGNVAPVLGKTSGLEDFMGWLGANFDPSIQWKDLEWIRDLWKGPLIIKGVLDPEDARAAAEIGADGVVVSNHGGRQLDGVLSSARALPAIVDAVGDRLTVLADGGVRSGLDVVRMLALGAKGVLLGRAAVYALAARGEAGVTQLLDLIEKEMRVAMALTGVNAVSEIDRSILTGA, encoded by the coding sequence ATGATCGTCTCGTCCACGACGGACTTCCGCGAGGCGGCGCGGCGCAAGCTGCCGCGCTTTCTGTTCGACTATATCGACGGCGGCGCCTATGCCGAGCGGACCCTGCAACGCAACGTTTCGGACCTCGCCGACATCGCCCTGCGACAGCGGGTGCTCAAGGACGTATCCAAGGTCTCGACGGCGACCAGCCTGTTTGGCGTGGATCAGTCCATGCCCGTGGTGCTCGCGCCCGTCGGTCTCACCGGCATGTACGCCCGCCGCGGCGAATGCCAGGCGGTGCGCGCGGCCTCGGCCAAGGGCGTGCCGCTGTGTTTGTCGACGGTCTCGGTGTGCGACGTCGACGAGGTGGCCGCCGCTTCCAGCCGGCCGCTATGGTTCCAGCTCTACGTGCTGCGAGACAGGGCCTTCATGCGCGACCTCTTGGTCCGCGCCCGCGAGGCTGGAGCCACGGCCTTGGTCTTCACCGTCGACATGCCCGTGCCCGGCGCCCGCTATCGCGACGCCCACTCGGGCATGAGCGGTCCCAACGCCGCGGCGCGCCGTATCGTCCAGGCGATGTTCAAGCCGCAATGGGCCTGGGACGTCGGGGTGATGGGCCATCCCCACACCCTGGGCAATGTCGCGCCAGTGCTGGGCAAGACTTCGGGCCTCGAGGATTTCATGGGCTGGCTGGGGGCGAACTTCGACCCGTCCATCCAGTGGAAGGACTTGGAGTGGATCCGCGACCTCTGGAAGGGGCCGCTGATCATCAAGGGCGTGCTGGATCCCGAGGACGCCAGGGCCGCCGCCGAGATCGGCGCGGACGGGGTCGTGGTCTCCAATCATGGCGGCCGCCAGCTGGACGGCGTGTTGTCCTCGGCGCGCGCCCTGCCGGCCATCGTCGACGCGGTGGGCGATCGGCTGACCGTGCTGGCCGACGGCGGCGTGCGCTCGGGCCTCGACGTCGTGCGGATGCTGGCCCTGGGCGCCAAGGGCGTCCTGCTGGGCCGGGCCGCCGTCTACGCCCTGGCCGCGCGCGGCGAGGCCGGCGTCACCCAGCTGCTGGACCTGATCGAGAAGGAGATGCGGGTGGCCATGGCCTTGACCGGGGTCAACGCCGTGTCCGAGATCGACAGGTCCATACTGACGGGCGCCTGA
- a CDS encoding SDR family NAD(P)-dependent oxidoreductase yields MIGPFANRFAGRRAVITGGASGLGKAVADRIVAEGGQVALWDLKPEALEEAAAEVGAAFTFAVDVSDQASVAQAAKASLNALGRIDILVNSAGITGATAPVHEFPVDSWDQVININLNGAFYCCREVVPFMLAGGYGRIVNVSSVAGKEGNPNASAYSASKAGVIGLTKSLGKELATKGVIANALTPATFESPILAQLPQSQVDYMRSKIPMGRLGEVHESAAMVCFMASEECSFTTASTFDTSGGRTTF; encoded by the coding sequence GTGATCGGCCCCTTCGCAAATCGTTTCGCCGGACGTCGCGCGGTCATCACCGGCGGCGCCTCGGGCCTGGGCAAGGCGGTCGCCGACCGCATCGTCGCCGAGGGCGGCCAGGTCGCCCTATGGGATCTCAAGCCCGAAGCCCTTGAAGAGGCGGCCGCCGAGGTGGGTGCGGCCTTCACCTTCGCCGTCGACGTCTCCGACCAGGCCTCGGTGGCGCAGGCCGCCAAGGCCAGCCTCAACGCCCTGGGCCGCATCGATATTCTGGTCAACTCGGCCGGCATTACCGGCGCCACGGCCCCCGTCCATGAGTTTCCGGTCGATAGCTGGGACCAGGTGATCAACATCAATCTCAACGGCGCCTTCTATTGCTGCCGTGAGGTGGTGCCGTTCATGCTGGCCGGCGGCTATGGCCGCATCGTCAATGTCTCCTCGGTGGCCGGCAAGGAGGGCAACCCCAACGCCAGCGCCTATTCGGCGAGCAAGGCCGGGGTGATCGGCCTGACCAAGTCGCTGGGTAAGGAACTGGCTACCAAGGGCGTGATCGCCAACGCCCTGACCCCGGCCACCTTCGAGAGCCCGATCCTGGCCCAACTGCCGCAGAGCCAGGTCGACTACATGCGATCGAAGATCCCCATGGGCCGTCTGGGCGAGGTGCACGAGAGCGCCGCCATGGTCTGCTTCATGGCCAGCGAGGAATGCAGCTTCACCACGGCCTCGACGTTCGACACCTCCGGCGGCCGAACGACCTTCTAG